In Ischnura elegans chromosome 6, ioIscEleg1.1, whole genome shotgun sequence, one genomic interval encodes:
- the LOC124161100 gene encoding uncharacterized protein LOC124161100, which translates to MRRSKGYTADQVVRILELLQDAPEDCSEAEDDPVVVYDGGVDAEEDSEESLTEDSSEDTGNEGEEYVPYQPPTTRTLRRGRGPLIQPPVDQVASTVPARGTGSPCNCPGPLPWCSGPSRTWGWRCCSRTC; encoded by the exons ATGCGTCGGTCAAAGGGATACACCGCAGACCAGGTCGTTCGTATTCTCGAGCTACTTCAGGATGCGCCTGAGGATTGCTCTGAGGCGGAGGATGATCCTGTTGTAGTGTATGACGGCGGCGTTGACGCTGAGGAAGACAGTGAAGAGTCCTTGACTGAAGATTCAAGCGAAGACACTG GTAATGAAGGTGAGGAGTACGTTCCCTATCAGCCGCCAACCACCCGCACACTACGACGTGGACGTGGTCCCCTAATACAGCCTCCCGTGGACCAAGTCGCGTCCACAGTTCCTGCTCGAGGGACGGGGTCGCCCTGTAACTGCCCAGGGCCTCTGCCGTGGTGCTCGGGGCCATCGAGGACGTGGGGGTGGCGATGCTGTAGTCGCACCTGCTGA